Proteins encoded within one genomic window of Eublepharis macularius isolate TG4126 chromosome 10, MPM_Emac_v1.0, whole genome shotgun sequence:
- the FBXO8 gene encoding F-box only protein 8 isoform X1: MSLQMGQGLWRVARNQQLQQQGYTGQGYLSREHSRRIAANNVSNANHRKHAQGGIDIYHLLKTRKSKEQEGFINLEMLPPELSFTILSYLNATDLCLASCVWQDLANDELLWQGLCKSTWGHCSIYNKNPSLGFSFRKLYMQLDEGSLTFNANPEEGVNYFMSKGILDDSPKEIAKFIFCTRTLNWKKLRIYLDERRDVLDDLVTLHNFRNQFLPNALREFFKHIHAPEERGEYLETLITKFSHRFCACNPDLMRELGLSPDAVYVLCYSLILLSIDLTSPHVKNKMSKREFIRNTRRAAQNISEDFVGHLYDNIYLIGHVAA, translated from the exons ATGA GCTTGCAGATGGGTCAGGGGCTGTGGAGAGTGGCCAGGAACCAGCAACTGCAACAGCAGGGGTATACAGGGCAAGGCTATCTTTCAAGAGAACATAGTAGAAGGATAGCTGCTAACAATGTTTCAAATGCAAACCATCGGAAACATGCCCAAGGAGGCATTGACATTTACCATCTGCTGAAAACTCGGAAATCGAAAGAACAAGAAGGGTTCATCAACCTGGAAATGCTGCCTCCTGAGCTTAGCTTTACCATTTTGTCATACCTGAATGCAACAGACCTCTGCCTGGCTTCATGTGTGTGGCAAGATCTTGCTAATGATGAGCTTCTATGGCAAGG ATTGTGCAAATCCACTTGGGGTCACTGTTCCATATACAATAAGAATCCATCTCTAGGATTTTCTTTCAGAAAACTGTATATGCAGCTGGATGAGGGCAGCCTCACCTTTAATGCCAATCCTGAAGAG GGAGTCAACTACTTCATGTCCAAGGGGATACTGGATGATTCACCAAAGGAAATAGCTAAGTTTATCTTCTGTACAAGAACCTTAAATTGGAAGAAACTGAGAATCTATCTTGATGAAAG GCGAGATGTTCTCGATGACCTTGTGACACTACACAACTTCAGAAACCAGTTCCTGCCAAATGCACTAAGAGAATTTTTCAAACACATTCATGCCCCTGAAGAGCGTGGAGAATATCTCGAGACTCTTATTACAAAGTTTTCCCACAGGTTCTGTGCTTGCAACCCTGATTTGATGAGAGAACTTGGCCTTAGTCCAG atgctGTATATGTACTATGCTACTCTTTGATCCTGCTTTCCATTGATCTTACTAGCCCTCATGTGAAGAATAAAATGTCAAAGAGAGAATTTATCCGAAACACACGCCGTGCAGCTCAGAACATCAGTGAAGATTTTGTTGGGCACCTTTATGACAATATCTACCTTATAGGCCATGTGGCTGCCTAA
- the FBXO8 gene encoding F-box only protein 8 isoform X2, translating into MGQGLWRVARNQQLQQQGYTGQGYLSREHSRRIAANNVSNANHRKHAQGGIDIYHLLKTRKSKEQEGFINLEMLPPELSFTILSYLNATDLCLASCVWQDLANDELLWQGLCKSTWGHCSIYNKNPSLGFSFRKLYMQLDEGSLTFNANPEEGVNYFMSKGILDDSPKEIAKFIFCTRTLNWKKLRIYLDERRDVLDDLVTLHNFRNQFLPNALREFFKHIHAPEERGEYLETLITKFSHRFCACNPDLMRELGLSPDAVYVLCYSLILLSIDLTSPHVKNKMSKREFIRNTRRAAQNISEDFVGHLYDNIYLIGHVAA; encoded by the exons ATGGGTCAGGGGCTGTGGAGAGTGGCCAGGAACCAGCAACTGCAACAGCAGGGGTATACAGGGCAAGGCTATCTTTCAAGAGAACATAGTAGAAGGATAGCTGCTAACAATGTTTCAAATGCAAACCATCGGAAACATGCCCAAGGAGGCATTGACATTTACCATCTGCTGAAAACTCGGAAATCGAAAGAACAAGAAGGGTTCATCAACCTGGAAATGCTGCCTCCTGAGCTTAGCTTTACCATTTTGTCATACCTGAATGCAACAGACCTCTGCCTGGCTTCATGTGTGTGGCAAGATCTTGCTAATGATGAGCTTCTATGGCAAGG ATTGTGCAAATCCACTTGGGGTCACTGTTCCATATACAATAAGAATCCATCTCTAGGATTTTCTTTCAGAAAACTGTATATGCAGCTGGATGAGGGCAGCCTCACCTTTAATGCCAATCCTGAAGAG GGAGTCAACTACTTCATGTCCAAGGGGATACTGGATGATTCACCAAAGGAAATAGCTAAGTTTATCTTCTGTACAAGAACCTTAAATTGGAAGAAACTGAGAATCTATCTTGATGAAAG GCGAGATGTTCTCGATGACCTTGTGACACTACACAACTTCAGAAACCAGTTCCTGCCAAATGCACTAAGAGAATTTTTCAAACACATTCATGCCCCTGAAGAGCGTGGAGAATATCTCGAGACTCTTATTACAAAGTTTTCCCACAGGTTCTGTGCTTGCAACCCTGATTTGATGAGAGAACTTGGCCTTAGTCCAG atgctGTATATGTACTATGCTACTCTTTGATCCTGCTTTCCATTGATCTTACTAGCCCTCATGTGAAGAATAAAATGTCAAAGAGAGAATTTATCCGAAACACACGCCGTGCAGCTCAGAACATCAGTGAAGATTTTGTTGGGCACCTTTATGACAATATCTACCTTATAGGCCATGTGGCTGCCTAA
- the FBXO8 gene encoding F-box only protein 8 isoform X3 — translation MSLQMGQGLWRVARNQQLQQQGYTGQGYLSREHSRRIAANNVSNANHRKHAQGGIDIYHLLKTRKSKEQEGFINLEMLPPELSFTILSYLNATDLCLASCVWQDLANDELLWQGKLYMQLDEGSLTFNANPEEGVNYFMSKGILDDSPKEIAKFIFCTRTLNWKKLRIYLDERRDVLDDLVTLHNFRNQFLPNALREFFKHIHAPEERGEYLETLITKFSHRFCACNPDLMRELGLSPDAVYVLCYSLILLSIDLTSPHVKNKMSKREFIRNTRRAAQNISEDFVGHLYDNIYLIGHVAA, via the exons ATGA GCTTGCAGATGGGTCAGGGGCTGTGGAGAGTGGCCAGGAACCAGCAACTGCAACAGCAGGGGTATACAGGGCAAGGCTATCTTTCAAGAGAACATAGTAGAAGGATAGCTGCTAACAATGTTTCAAATGCAAACCATCGGAAACATGCCCAAGGAGGCATTGACATTTACCATCTGCTGAAAACTCGGAAATCGAAAGAACAAGAAGGGTTCATCAACCTGGAAATGCTGCCTCCTGAGCTTAGCTTTACCATTTTGTCATACCTGAATGCAACAGACCTCTGCCTGGCTTCATGTGTGTGGCAAGATCTTGCTAATGATGAGCTTCTATGGCAAGG AAAACTGTATATGCAGCTGGATGAGGGCAGCCTCACCTTTAATGCCAATCCTGAAGAG GGAGTCAACTACTTCATGTCCAAGGGGATACTGGATGATTCACCAAAGGAAATAGCTAAGTTTATCTTCTGTACAAGAACCTTAAATTGGAAGAAACTGAGAATCTATCTTGATGAAAG GCGAGATGTTCTCGATGACCTTGTGACACTACACAACTTCAGAAACCAGTTCCTGCCAAATGCACTAAGAGAATTTTTCAAACACATTCATGCCCCTGAAGAGCGTGGAGAATATCTCGAGACTCTTATTACAAAGTTTTCCCACAGGTTCTGTGCTTGCAACCCTGATTTGATGAGAGAACTTGGCCTTAGTCCAG atgctGTATATGTACTATGCTACTCTTTGATCCTGCTTTCCATTGATCTTACTAGCCCTCATGTGAAGAATAAAATGTCAAAGAGAGAATTTATCCGAAACACACGCCGTGCAGCTCAGAACATCAGTGAAGATTTTGTTGGGCACCTTTATGACAATATCTACCTTATAGGCCATGTGGCTGCCTAA